The DNA segment gcagttttaattttaaaatcccAAACAATTTGTAAATGTGGTTTTAAGTTATTGTGCAATTTACTTAAGAGAGTATAATATGAAGTGTAAAATATGCATGTTTATGTATTATGAATGATGAATGAATTTGGATTAAGGTAGGAAATTTTTATATGTCAATGGgattaaatagttttatatatcTATGTTGTGGATATGTGACATGAATGTGAAGGAATTGTTTGGAATATTGTGTTCCATGGAAGTGTAATACATTTATGAGTATACAAGTTGAGAAAGGGAATGAAAAGAAGGAAATTATTGAATTGTTTGTTGAATGAGGATTGTGCTTTTAAGGAAAAAGTGTGAATCCTTTCTAGTTTAGTGTTATGCATTGATTAGGAATGCATGTTGGCCAGAAGTCATCCTATACTCTATCAGGCTTACAAACTCACATATAGTGTCATAGTCTAGATAGTGAGAGTTGAAAGAGGTTCTCATGGCAGGATTATGGGTGAGACCCTTTATCTAGTGATGTCATATGTTAACTTACCTTGTCAAGTGGAATCTGATCGATTTGTTAGGTCAGTTGGAGCTAGAGTTGTTGTTGCAATCTAGTGAGTGGTTTGTGATAAGTTCATGTGTCCCAGTCAATATATAAATCTAGATATTGAGTCTACAAAGGTCTTTAATTGTGTGGTTTATGTCTTTACAACTGTTTGGATTATTTTGTATGTTAATACGACATGCTTATTTGATATATGATGAATATTTAGAAATTAACTTACATTttcttgtgtttgttttttttttcttttgtaatgatcaTCTTATTAGTGTGAGTAGATGAAGATATGGGTTTAGAGTTTTACTCTAAAAGATATGAGCTAGTAGTGTGAGACATTAGACATTATTAAATTCTCTACATGAGTAGTTTTATTTTAGAACCAAGATacaatgtttttatatatataaaggttatattattatagtcctatcttttggatgactgtactaatatactttatattatgaattatctGTTTTCtgaatattaattatgaaatattttcttttagtagCTTTTAGCTAATAAAATTGGACGTTATATAAACTCATAACGTAAAGGATAATAAAGAGGTGAAAGGGAGGTATAAATTTAAGgtacaaataattacaaagatATATGGTGCAATTATAGTCTaatatttttcactaaaaattgtttgaaaagaatttttcaaaattgaaattttaacataataaattacttattgaaatgttaaagttttctttaatattaaggAAGTCTTCTTCCACTCTATAGtcttaattgaaattttaacataataaatttgCATTATGAATAGTATAATTCAAAGTGTAAATTTACATTTCAAATTgtacaatttgaaatataaattttcattataattttacaattcgAAATGTATTTTGCATTTTGGATTGTCCTGTAAATGTACATTATGAATTATTCAATCTGAAATGtaaatttacattataaattGTACAATCCAAAATGTACTTTTCACCTTGGGTTgtctttaaattttcattagaattatacaattcagaatGTAATTTATATTCCATATTGTCTTCCAAATTTGTACTTGGGGCTATAAGATCTagaatgtaaatttatattatatattatggattGTACAATCCAAAGTGTAATTTGTATTATGGATTGTCTTCCAACTTGcattacaaattatataattaggaATATAGATTTGTATTACAAATTGTACAGTCTAAAATGTAATTTGCAATTCTgaattattttccaaatttacattatgaattgtataattaaaatatacactCACAATATAAATTGTACAGttgaaaatatttatggattgtacaatccaaaaatataattaaaacatgaGAAAAATATACACTATccttttctattaattttagcATGAGTGCAGCTGATAATTTAGAAAGTTTAGGGTGTATGAAGAAAACATGAGATGCAGTAAGAAATTCCCAACCCAAAAGTGTATAAGTGCTAAACTTAGGAACAAAACCCAATGCCATTTGTACTATATACACTTCCGTTTTTCCTAATACACTCCCCTTCCTCTCCACTGTGCATTTCATCTTCCTCCTTTTTGAATCATCACTCCCTCCCATCAACTATTACAAAATTATGTGAATTCAGGATCATAATTGCACTTTACACACATTGTGATACCTTAAATGGTGAAGTAATTGAATATTTATGTCCTCGTCTTTCTTGTCTATGGTTGATTTTTAGTTGAGAAAATTGGAAATGCTTTCATAGTGGGAACTACAGTGTTtacatcttttaaaaaatgacaaTGAAAATCTATAACAGCACAGCAaagataattaagaaaaatgttgaAGTTACATATGCAAGTGAAGAAAGGAGTTtactttctagggtttttataGAAATACGTTAAGGCTTAAgagaaaaatactaaaacttAAATAAGTATTAAGTAACTTataattgtatgtatttttaattaagttagtattaattttattttttggtataTTGAGCttctaaaatttgttatatttttttaatgaattaaatatgtttttttttttattctgaaactattttaaaaacttatgtTTCATCATTAAactaacttaaatattattttgtccTAGAATGATATGAAATtcgtgtaaaatattttttcagtaAACGATACATGTAATATACTTTTCATATGATATACAAAATTCCACGTTGACCTTTcgcatgttatttttttaaggtgAATGTTTGGcgtaacttttataaattatggGGACGTAATATGTATACTGTGtaatattgaacaatttttttttttttaaatagtgtGAAGAcgaaaaatgtatttaattatttttaaattaatttctattattttaatttttgtgttaacATGTGACAATAAATTACTTGTTttcatgtattaaaaaataaatattttataactaatataataataatattatggttaatgtaaaaagaagaaagcctcttattatttttaaacgtattaaataacataataaggTTATCATACTTCGTGATATTTTTCACATCGGGAAATTGTCTCGGTCACCACTTAAGGTGAAGTTGTtcttattatttaacatttgaaaacaataaaaattattcagtAATTTACATTAACCACatcattcaaaatattaaataaagaaatttaattacaaaatataataattttttttaatgatgaatatatcaaaataatttattaaagtcTCAACGGAGTAGAAGAATACGGGAGTGCAAACAGCAATTCCCTCGTAAcctatttttcttataaataaacgCCTTGGCTTCGCCCTACTCGCACTCCTTACTCTCTCCAATTCTCACGAGGGTTTTACTTGTAAGCTTAAACCCGCGGCCATGGCGACGAGAGCAGCAGTGGCGGCGCCACGCGTTTTGCGACGCTTTTTCTGCTCAAACTCTGCTTCTTCTACTTTCCCTTTCATTCCTACGCCGCCTACGGGCGCTGTCCCCACTCCCGCACGACCCACGGCGGAGCCCAACACCAATCTCTTTGTCTCTGGTTTGTCTCTCAATTttcctttacttttatttatatttatttcatgttttttattgttattgttatcgGTTATTGATTTGACTGCAGCAGAAAGTTCTAGAGTCATTCGTTgctaaataatttgatatagtGTGAATTGTGAATTGGATGTGACTTTTTTGATGTAGTTCGAGTTTTAGGGTTGACGTGGTTAAAGGTTGATTCTTTGTTGTGTTCTTTGGTTTTGTTATTCGTATATGcgattttgaattttcaatgATATAGACTCCATATTAGAAGGAGTGAGATTTTTGTGCTTTGTAAATCTTATGCGTTTGTTAGGAGTACCGCGTCAATTAGTAAGATGGCCAAACAGGTCTATATTAGGGTGTTGCATATCTCATATTGAATACTTATATGATCAAATTAGAAGGATACAAGTGGAGACGGTTTTGTAAGATAAGTATTATACTTTCGGaatatattttcctttattaattGCTATTAGACGCCTTTTTATGGGTGACTTGCTGTCTTGCTGTATTTGGTTTGTGTGCCTTTTCTTGTTCGTGTAATATTGTGGTGAACTCTTTCTATCCCCACAAGACCCTGGGACTGCGGAAGTTTAGTAGGCTTATCTGCTGTTTCTAATAGATATTCTGTAAGAAAGGAAGAAgcagagaaaagagaagacaGAAAGCTATATTGATTGCACAATAATCTGTCTTACAAAAGATAAGGAAAACCGTAATTATATAGGAAAAACCAAAGAATAAGATTGACTGATAAAACAATCAGTTAATCTTGTATTGTGTTATCATATTGTCGTATATGAACCGATTTTGGTCAAGAGACAATGCTAGGTGTATTATTATATCAATctagaaaaaaacaatttttagtaATCTTTTCAACCAccgaataaattaatttacctTGGAAAGCTTCTCCCTAATGTGTTTGTGAAGAAGAAAGATTAGGTAGTTAGAATAGTGAGAAACTGAATGAAtgtttaaatacaaaatacactGGGGGAGTTGAAATACTCTTATAGCTCGGTAACTGATGGGGATAAGTAGTAACTTGAAGGGCTGTActtctttaacttttaattgTCAAGAGAGAGTTGTGTAGATATTAGAGAGATGATATAAGCTAGACAAAGCCTCTTGGAAGGAATTTCCACAATCCCTGTTCAGTCTTTTACTCAGAATATGATGAATACCATTAACCAACCCAAATCAAAGAAACGTATTCCATACAAACAAACACTACCAGCACTGAAGGAATTTCATTGGTTCTGTGATGGCATCCCCTacctattttcatttaatatacaCTTGCTCTAACTGTTTTGTTTGCTCACATTAAAATAACAGGTAAAGCACTGGTAGTGTAAAACCAGCATGTCATTGCTATTGAATTTTGATACACCATTTTCCAGGACTAAAGGCCACGCCATTTCTTCTCTTTCGAAATGCCATACATCTTAGGGTtgtatcttttaatttttattcccTGAACATTGTTAGGTCAAAGCCTTTCTCCATGCAATCACAAATGTGGTAACTCCCTGTTTCATGTAATATTTGGTTGACTCTGTTGATTTTTAATGTATCTTTCTTTTAGGGCTTAGCAAACGGACTACAACAGAAAAGCTTCGGGAAGAATTTTCAAAGTTTGGTGAAGTCGTTCATGGTTTTTTTCTGCCCCTCCTAGATAATTTAATGCAGCTATATATTatgcttttatattttgtgattaTATCTTCAAAATGTACCTGAAACACAATGGTTTTATGTTTTCAGCAAGGGTGGTAGCTGATCGAGTCTCAGGCTACTCTAAGGGGTTTGGTTTTGTGCAATATGCAACAATAGAAGAGGCTGCAAAGGGCATTGAAGGAATGGATGGCAAGGTAAGCTAGTTCTGTATGGGGAGACTCTAATTTCTTTCATAACATTGTCTTCAATTTGTGTTTGCTTGTGCTTGTTCATTCAAAATATGACTTCAACATATAAACCTTTGATAATTATGCTTAAATGCCAACGCAACAGTATAGTCACACATTAGaagataaaatgttattttttaatagtgcTAGCCATGATTGTCAAAATCACCTTTTGGAGTGTAAGATCAGAAATGTCTACAATTTTCTCCATTCTTAATTGCATATGGGTCATATTTTGGATGATAACAATGGATCATCGATGGATCCTCACGAGCCAGTTTCTATGGGCTGAGCAGCTAGGGATTGTGACCCAGTCTAAAGCTGAACTGACTCAGTCCCTTAAAAGCCTAACTCTGATGCCCAAATCCAGCTTCCTTACTCCCTCTGTTGCCTAACCCCATAGCCTCTTTAGACCTTAAAAATGAAAGTCCTTAAATAACTGAAAGTTACGCCCCTTTCTCACCTAAAATCGCTGCACTTTGTTTGGCAAAAGCGAAAAATAACTGTCACCCTTTTTATCTTTAAGAAAACCTCGActgcatttttctctttctccctTGAGACAAAGCCCTGGACACTGTCTTAATTGTTTTTACTGCAGTCTTCTCTCATATTTGTGATTCTGCCCCTTTCTCTGTTTTCAATGTGGTCTTCCCTCATCTTTGTGATTCTGTCCCCAGCACACTATTTCGTCATGATTCTTTTTTCAGCACGGACACCTCTGTTCTACATTAAAATGACTTCCAACTTCAACTCAATGTTGGAGAGGATGAAACTACACCACTGCCTTAGGATTATTTGGACATTATTcatttgaaatgtgaaataaacgGAATTGATGATCTCATGGCTGGTCATGATTTCAACTTGCAAGGTTATTTACTTTAGATGAGTTGAAGATAATAAAAAGGAATTAGAATTAATTTCGAAGTGTATATTTCCCTCTCTTAGGATTTCATACTTCTAATCACTTTGGTTACATTAGACTAGATACAATATGAGAGAGAAGGCCCAGCTCAAGCACACAGCTCCTTAcaataaatcttatttattcTAACAGGATGGATTGTTGTTTTGTAACTAGATTGGCCGGGGTTCCAACTTACTAGCTTGGTGTTTTGTAACTATTAAACTAGAATGAGATTGGTATACTATTTTGTAAATTAGTGCAATATTACATATCGTACATGATATTATATAAGCACgttgtatgttttttgtttatgaTGTTTAGAATAGAAGTTTAATTGTCTTTCAAGTGTCATATTCTAATTTGTTACTTTATTTTTGCacgcacacacaaacacacttATGCATTCACAATTCTTGAAACACAAGTTTACTTACAATTTCCCTCGACTGTACACGAACTCATCATTATTCTCTGAACACAGTTTTTCTCATTTCCCCTACTTCACGTGGAAACTAGTGATCATTCAACTCTCTAATATGCCTTTTACCCGCCCTAAACATGAAATCTTGCGTGGGTTTCTAAACTGGTTTAAATGTGCGTAGTTTAACATACAACTATAAATGTGTGTTTCATTAACAGCTTTCTGTTGGTTTAATGATATTTATCGCTTTCTACATCTTAATGAGTTCCAGAAACCGTTGTCTGTCATCCAAAAATTGCTATGTTACCTTAAGTTTTGGCATTTTTGTGGCTATTCCTGTAATGGTGACTGATGATTCACCTACGCAATGCAGTTTTTGGACGGTTGGGTTATATTTGCAGAGTATGCTAGACCAAGACCACCTCCAGGACATCAAAATAACAACAGTCCTCCGTTTGGCCGGCAGTGATTCTTGTTGTTTGTCTGAAAACATTCTTATGCCTCATTGAGCTCATTGTCTCAAGTAGCAATTgcaaatcataaattattatttagatgCGTATGCGTGATGAGGTGGTCTTTAATTATcgataaatgttttaatttattgtaatgCAAGGATAACCTATAACGTCGTAATGCCAGATTTCCCTTCGATAGCCTTTAGTATTTTGTGGTTATGTTAGGTAGTCCAAAGTAGCGTCATTTTTGTACCAGAGTATCGAAGCAGATGTCTGTACTCCATGGACTTACTATTACttgaaaagagataaaaatgg comes from the Vigna radiata var. radiata cultivar VC1973A chromosome 2, Vradiata_ver6, whole genome shotgun sequence genome and includes:
- the LOC106754016 gene encoding organelle RRM domain-containing protein 2, mitochondrial isoform X2, whose product is MATRAAVAAPRVLRRFFCSNSASSTFPFIPTPPTGAVPTPARPTAEPNTNLFVSGLSKRTTTEKLREEFSKFGEVVHARVVADRVSGYSKGFGFVQYATIEEAAKGIEGMDGKDGLLFCN
- the LOC106754016 gene encoding organelle RRM domain-containing protein 2, mitochondrial isoform X1, translated to MATRAAVAAPRVLRRFFCSNSASSTFPFIPTPPTGAVPTPARPTAEPNTNLFVSGLSKRTTTEKLREEFSKFGEVVHARVVADRVSGYSKGFGFVQYATIEEAAKGIEGMDGKFLDGWVIFAEYARPRPPPGHQNNNSPPFGRQ